In Yarrowia lipolytica chromosome 1F, complete sequence, a genomic segment contains:
- a CDS encoding uncharacterized protein (Compare to YALI0F07315g, similar to Saccharomyces cerevisiae HGH1 (YGR187C); ancestral locus Anc_5.194, similar to uniprot|P48362 Saccharomyces cerevisiae YGR187c HGH1), translated as MSSEFQELIEFLHSDHPAVKQVALQSLVGYSQGHAEQFKANDYQGVKDLVATVMLGTPRVNVENALTILINLCDDRDILDMLASNSMFVAMIACEICDLENKQADLCCMLLANLAKDDHIVSIFDATKKLKNTEVFKSEKLIDSLMDCFVKGATGKLNLFSNFDYLAFFFADLSRFRRGRDYFVTEQPYDGLFPIQKLLPFTEFVDSRIRREGVASTIKNSLFDTDKHSKFVLDPEINLLPFIMLPLAGPEDLEDPEEIFDLPEELQLLTPDKRREEDLDIMCTHLESLLLLTTSREMREYMRTKSVYPIVRELHKNHDDQTIQERCDRVVQMLMRDEPKEAGDDAKVKEVDSDDEVVEVI; from the coding sequence atgtcttCCGAATTCCAAGAACTAATCGAATTTCTGCACTCCGACCACCCTGCCGTCAAGCAGGTTGCTCTACAGTCCCTCGTGGGCTACTCACAGGGCCATGCCGAGCAGTTCAAGGCCAACGACTACCAGGGAGTCAAGGATCTGGTGGCCACCGTCATGCTGGGCACCCCCAGAGTCAATGTGGAGAACGCTCTGACCATTCTCATCAACCTATGCGATGACAGAGACATTCTCGACATGCTGGCGTCCAACTCCATGTTCGTAGCCATGATTGCCTGCGAGATTTGCGATCTCGAGAACAAGCAGGCCGATCTGTGCTGTATGCTGCTAGCCAacctggccaaggacgaccACATTGTGTCCATCTTCGACGccaccaagaagctcaagaacaCGGAGGTGTTCAAGTCGGAAAAGCTCATCGATTCGCTCATGGACTGCTTTGTCAAGGGCGCTACCGGCAAGCTCAacctcttctccaacttcGACTACCTGGCCTTTTTCTTTGCCGATCTGTCGCGATTCCGACGAGGTCGAGACTACTTTGTCACTGAGCAGCCCTACGATGGTCTGTTCCCCatccagaagctgctgcccTTCACCGAGTTTGTGGACTCGCGAATCCGACGAGAAGGTGTTGCTTCTACAATCAAAAACTCGCTGTTTGACACCGACAAGCACTCCAAGTTTGTGCTTGACCCCGAAATCAACCTGCTGCCCTTCATCATGCTGCCCCTGGCGGGCCCTGAGGACCTAGAGGACCCCGAAGAGATCTTTGATCTGCCCGAAgagctgcagctgctgacGCCCGACAAGCGACGAGAGGAGGATCTCGACATCATGTGCACTCATCTGGAgtctctgctgctgctgaccacTTCGCGGGAGATGCGAGAGTACATGCGAACCAAATCCGTCTACCCTATTGTTCGAGAGCTGCATAAGAACCACGACGACCAGACCATCCAGGAGCGATGCGACCGAGTTGTGCAGATGCTCATGCGGGacgagcccaaggaggctggAGATGATGCCAAGGTGAAGGAGGTTGACTCTGATGATGAGGTTGTCGAGGTGATTTAA
- a CDS encoding uncharacterized protein (Compare to YALI0F07337g, similar to uniprot|P40339 Saccharomyces cerevisiae YOL094c RFC4 DNA replication factor C 37 kDa subunit): MSEAGPSKKRKGEPEFELPWVEKYRPMYLDDVVGHTETVERLKIMAKDGNIPNLLISGLPGIGKTTSVHCLARTLLGPQLYKDAVLELNASDDRGIEVVRGKIKNFAQKKVTMPPGKHKIIILDEADSMTAGAQNALKRTMELYSDTTRFAFACNQSNKIIEAIQSRCAILRFGRLSNEQVLERLLHIVEAENVQCSDDGLSALIFSAEGDMRQAINNLQGTVSGFGFVNSSNVWKVVDSPHPVVVKSMLDACSKGEVTEACESLKQLWTKGYSAQDIISTMFRVTKTLEVPEALRLEYIKEIGFTHMRILEGITTYLQLAGCVARLCGIQVK; the protein is encoded by the coding sequence ATGAGTGAAGCCGGACCATCGAAAAAGCGAAAGGGAGAGCCCGAGTTCGAGCTGCCCTGGGTTGAAAAGTACAGACCCATGTATCTCGACGACGTTGTGGGTCATACAGAAACCGTTGAACGACTTAAGatcatggccaaggacggaAACATTCCCAACTTGTTGATTTCCGGTCTCCCCGGTATTGGAAAGACCACCTCCGTGCATTGTCTTGCGCGTACTCTTCTCGGTCCCCAGCTGTACAAAGACGCTGTTCTGGAGCTCAATGCTTCAGATGATCGAGGTATCGAGGTGGTTCGAGGTAAGATCAAGAACTTTGCCCAGAAGAAAGTGACCATGCCTCCTGGTAAACACAAGATCATCATTCTGGATGAGGCCGACAGTATGACTGCTGGTGCCCAAAATGCGCTCAAACGAACCATGGAGTTGTACTCTGATACTACTCGATTCGCCTTTGCCTGCAACCAGAGCAACAAAATCATTGAGGCCATTCAGTCGCGATGCGCCATTCTTCGATTTGGCCGACTCTCTAATGAACAGGTGCTCGAGCGACTGCTGCACATTGTCGAGGCTGAAAACGTGCAGTGCTCAGACGACGGCCTGTCTGCTCTCATTTTCTCGGCGGAGGGAGATATGCGTCAGGCGATCAATAACTTGCAGGGAACTGTGTCTGGATTCGGATTCGTCAACTCTTCCAACGTTtggaaggtggtggactcCCCCCATCCCGTGGTCGTCAAATCCATGTTGGATGCCTGCAGCAAGGGTGAGGTGACCGAGGCATGCGAGTCGCTCAAGCAGCTGTGGACCAAGGGATACAGCGCCCAGGATATCATCTCCACAATGTTCCGAGTCACCAAGACACTGGAGGTGCCCGAGGCGCTACGGCTGGAGTACATTAAGGAGATTGGCTTCACTCACATGAGAATCCTCGAAGGAATCACCACATATCTGCAGTTAGCAGGCTGCGTCGCCAGATTGTGTGGTATTCAGGTCAAGTGA